One Ranitomeya imitator isolate aRanImi1 chromosome 4, aRanImi1.pri, whole genome shotgun sequence genomic window, TTCTAAACCTGCCTATATGAAATGGATGGAGACTGAAAAGTTCTGGTTAGCCCCAGCTCACCCCAACCCCCTGATCTGGAATGGGGCTTACAATCCTCCTTCAATAGACCTTTTAGGTCCAATAATGCACACTAGAAATATGAGGATCTGGTCAAAACAAATTTAAATCTGGCATCACTGAACTCCGCTCTTCCTTCCTTTTCCATTCAGATTTCCCTGGAAGTCTAAGCCACTCAATGACAGGGGTATGGACTCAGTCTGGTTTAACTTCGCCAACAAAGTTCTCTTTTAATTCAAAGGTCTACAGAGTCAGACCTCCATTTCTACCTCCTTCAAGAGACCATGGAAGAATACTTCAATAACAAAAGGTTTAACCACCCCCGGGTTAGCCCCCCTTTTTGAGAAATCGGGTAAAAAATGATTCCATTCGTTAGATCTGGTTTcatcaaccaaaactaaagttagaTCTCTCCTACAAAATATAATATTTATGATCTATTTCTGAGTCTGTTGGTTTGTGAGCTTTTACACTATATTTACAAGAATGTTTAACCGAATGTCAATTTACAGAATAATATTGGTTAGCCAGCTATAAATAAGTGGAAAATTTAAAATTGCTAAATTGTTCTCTCTTCCTGGAAAACTTAAAATTAAAATCAAAATTCCAATTTTTGTTACAAAAATTTCACACCAGAGATCAGCGGCGTCAGCTCTTGTGATGacagtgtgggtggctcttagaagagcctttgggttgtgtAGATAGAAGGGATCAGTGTCGCTCACTTGCTCTTGCCTGACTTGCTGCTCACCTTGCTGCTTTCGGTCTTCTTGGGCAGCAGCACGGCCTGGATGTTGGGCAGGACACCCCCCTGGGCGATGGTCACCCcacccagcagcctgttcagctcTTCGTCATTGCGCACGGCCAGCTGCAGGTGTCGGGGGATGATGCGGGTCTTCTTGTTGTCCCGGGCGGCATTGCCGGCTAATTCCAGGATCTCAGCAgtcagatactccagcacagcAGCCAGATAGACCGGAGCACACCCTCTCAGCATAGTTACCCTTGCGGAGAAGTCTGTGCACACGACCAACCGGGAACTGCAGTCCTGCACGGGATGAGCGGGTCTTGGCTTTAGCACGGACTTTCCCTCCTTGTTTGCCGCGTCCAGACATCACTGAGCTCACAGTTATCAGCAGATAAAGAACTctattgtgtggtgagtgtgccgcCTCCTGCGCCTTTTATAACCTACTGCTGCCCTGCCTCCTCTCCTGCCATTGGCTGAATCTGAAGTCACCAATAAAAACAAGACTTGTGGAAACACCAATGAGCTGCATCGGGTAGAGATAATGGGCATTTACATTGGTCACATGACTTTGTCACCCAATAGAATATTGAGCTGACAGCATTGCTCATTTGCATGGCCGGTCTATAAATACAGCCGCTCTGGGAGGAGCAGGATCATTATTTTCTTTTCCAGTGAAGAGAACATTCTGCTATCATCATGCCTGATCCTGCCAAGTCTGCACCAGCAGCcaagaagggctccaagaaagcTGTGACCAAGACTCAGAAGAAGGATGGTAAGAAGCGGAGGAAGACCAGGAAGGAGAGCTATGCCATCTATGTGTACAAGGTGCTGAAGCAGGTCCACTCTGACACAGGCATCTCCTCCAAGGCCATGGGCATCATGAACTCCTTTGTCAATGACATTTTTGAGCGCATTGCAGGGGAAGCCTCCCGCCTGGCTCACTACAACAAgcgctccaccatcacctcccggGAGATCCAGACCGCTGTGCGCCTGCTGCTGCCTGGAGAGCTGGCCAAGCACGCCGTGTCTGAGGGCACCAAGGCCGTCACCAAGTACACCAGCGCCAAGTGCTCTGCAcccacaacccaaaggctcttctaagagccacccacccCGTCTACATCAGAGCtgtgtctgtgtccagctgcctttacCGGCTGTATAGGAGATGACCTGC contains:
- the LOC138674420 gene encoding histone H2B-like, with amino-acid sequence MPDPAKSAPAAKKGSKKAVTKTQKKDGKKRRKTRKESYAIYVYKVLKQVHSDTGISSKAMGIMNSFVNDIFERIAGEASRLAHYNKRSTITSREIQTAVRLLLPGELAKHAVSEGTKAVTKYTSAKCSAPTTQRLF